A region from the Kribbella shirazensis genome encodes:
- a CDS encoding Gfo/Idh/MocA family protein — protein MTRLAIAGAAHPHVAYVTAEVDRGDGYELVAVADPDRATAEKWAAPYGAQVFTDHQEMLRAAAPDVVMVAGIYGDRGQVVVDALDAGSHVIADKPLCTTLEDLDAITEAADRTGRHVTVLLEKRYYPVTLAAREISGRLGTIHGVTSSGPHKLNRPTRPAWFFERPRYGGLLNDLAVHDIDAGLLFTGLTSGTVSGVVVDGLYGVATLSGPGALITAGVDWLTPAGSPVHGDYRMKLVGTAGTAELLWARNRLVLTTTDSAPHDVPLPAGYRPAELPLQALAAGNEPDITTARGLLATRLALLAQQSADQGGVPIAWTTA, from the coding sequence ATGACGCGTCTCGCCATCGCCGGTGCCGCCCATCCGCATGTGGCCTACGTGACCGCGGAGGTCGATCGGGGTGACGGGTACGAACTGGTCGCGGTGGCGGACCCGGACCGCGCGACCGCCGAGAAGTGGGCCGCGCCGTACGGCGCCCAGGTGTTCACCGATCACCAGGAGATGCTGCGCGCGGCCGCGCCCGACGTGGTGATGGTCGCCGGGATCTACGGCGACCGCGGTCAGGTGGTCGTCGACGCGCTCGACGCCGGCAGTCACGTGATCGCCGACAAGCCGCTGTGCACGACCCTCGAGGACCTCGACGCGATCACCGAGGCCGCGGACCGCACCGGACGCCACGTGACCGTGCTCCTGGAGAAGCGCTACTACCCCGTCACCCTCGCGGCCCGGGAGATCTCCGGCCGGCTCGGCACGATCCACGGCGTGACGTCGTCCGGACCGCACAAACTCAACCGCCCGACCCGGCCGGCCTGGTTCTTCGAGCGGCCCCGGTACGGCGGCCTGCTGAACGACCTCGCCGTCCACGACATCGACGCGGGCCTGCTCTTCACCGGCCTGACCAGCGGGACCGTCAGCGGCGTTGTCGTGGACGGCCTGTACGGCGTCGCGACGCTGAGCGGCCCCGGCGCGCTGATCACCGCCGGAGTCGACTGGCTGACGCCGGCCGGCTCACCGGTGCACGGCGACTACCGGATGAAGCTCGTCGGCACCGCCGGCACGGCCGAGCTGCTCTGGGCCCGCAACCGCCTCGTCCTCACCACGACCGACTCGGCGCCGCACGACGTACCGCTGCCGGCCGGGTACCGCCCCGCCGAGCTCCCACTCCAGGCGCTTGCCGCGGGCAACGAGCCGGACATCACCACCGCCCGCGGCCTGCTGGCCACCCGGCTCGCGCTGCTCGCGCAGCAGTCCGCCGATCAGGGCGGCGTACCGATCGCCTGGACCACCGCCTGA
- a CDS encoding Gfo/Idh/MocA family protein — MRFALIGAGVIGTVHARLVEALGDDGVLAAVVDRDVDRAGKIVAQYGGRAYATPAEAYAAEELDAVSICLPSALHADTAVEALEAGKHVIIEKPVDITLAAADRVIRAQQETGGTVSVISQRRFQPPVTQIRTAIDTGALGRVTSGIAESAFFRPQSYYDGDGWRGTLAIDGGGALMNQGIHALDLLVWMLGRPVQVTAQTGRLAHEGIEVEDLASASILFESGAIGLTLASTAAFPGRPVRLTIHGDQGTAVLDDDELAYFAAANAEQPEAPVLDGPDGWAPTELAHLAQYRDFVAAVREGRPPGVTLEDGRRSLATVLAVYESARSGRPVELED; from the coding sequence ATGCGTTTCGCACTGATCGGCGCCGGCGTGATCGGCACCGTGCACGCCCGCCTCGTCGAAGCCCTCGGCGACGACGGCGTCCTGGCCGCAGTGGTCGACCGGGACGTCGACCGGGCCGGCAAGATCGTCGCGCAGTACGGCGGCCGCGCCTACGCGACACCGGCCGAGGCGTACGCCGCGGAGGAGCTCGACGCGGTCTCGATCTGCCTGCCGAGCGCGCTGCACGCCGACACCGCCGTGGAAGCGCTCGAGGCGGGCAAGCACGTGATCATCGAGAAGCCGGTGGACATCACGCTCGCCGCGGCGGACCGGGTGATCAGGGCGCAGCAGGAGACCGGCGGCACCGTGTCGGTGATCAGCCAGCGTCGTTTCCAGCCACCGGTCACGCAGATCCGGACGGCGATCGACACCGGCGCCCTCGGCCGTGTGACGTCCGGGATCGCCGAGTCGGCGTTCTTCCGGCCGCAGTCGTACTACGACGGCGACGGCTGGCGCGGCACGCTCGCGATCGACGGCGGCGGCGCCCTGATGAACCAGGGCATCCACGCGCTCGACCTGCTGGTGTGGATGCTCGGCCGCCCGGTGCAGGTCACCGCGCAGACAGGCAGGCTCGCCCACGAAGGCATCGAGGTCGAGGACCTCGCGAGCGCCTCGATCCTGTTCGAGAGCGGCGCGATCGGGCTGACGCTCGCCAGTACGGCGGCCTTCCCGGGGCGCCCGGTCCGGCTGACGATCCACGGCGATCAAGGCACCGCGGTGCTCGACGACGACGAGCTGGCGTACTTCGCCGCGGCGAACGCCGAGCAACCGGAGGCGCCGGTGCTGGACGGGCCGGACGGCTGGGCGCCGACCGAGCTCGCGCACCTCGCGCAGTACCGCGACTTCGTCGCCGCCGTCCGCGAAGGCCGTCCGCCGGGGGTGACGCTCGAGGACGGGCGGCGGTCGCTGGCCACGGTGCTTGCCGTGTACGAGTCCGCCCGCTCCGGGCGCCCGGTCGAGTTGGAGGACTGA
- a CDS encoding Gfo/Idh/MocA family protein, translating into MSLRVALVGTENSHADHIVEHLNADPVDGTARIVALVGADDERNRKLAAMGGITQVVPTSAELLGSVDALIVTNRDGALHREHAVPFLEAGVPVWVDKPLAASTADARAILDAAQRGGTQVTSYSAVRWVADADALAAEEVGELQTVTVTGPADPDSEYSGIFFYGIHCADLAQRLAPGEPGPVAVDRVGSTVVVRYTCGGVLVTLQLVKPTDTGRVPFHAELVGRTGVVSRDVQLDSEYVVPGLKVFLQMLETGDQPLDDATMLAPITVLEQV; encoded by the coding sequence ATGTCGCTGCGCGTCGCTCTGGTCGGCACCGAGAACAGCCATGCCGACCACATCGTGGAGCACCTGAACGCCGACCCGGTGGACGGCACCGCGCGGATCGTCGCGCTCGTCGGCGCCGACGACGAACGCAATCGCAAGCTCGCCGCGATGGGCGGGATCACGCAAGTGGTCCCGACGTCCGCCGAGCTGCTCGGCAGCGTCGACGCGCTGATCGTCACCAACCGGGACGGCGCGCTGCATCGCGAGCACGCCGTACCGTTCCTCGAGGCCGGTGTTCCGGTGTGGGTCGACAAGCCACTGGCCGCGAGTACGGCGGATGCGCGAGCGATCCTCGACGCGGCCCAGCGCGGCGGTACGCAGGTCACGTCGTACTCCGCGGTGCGGTGGGTGGCGGACGCGGACGCACTCGCCGCGGAAGAGGTCGGTGAGCTGCAGACGGTCACGGTCACCGGACCGGCCGATCCGGACAGCGAGTACAGCGGGATCTTCTTCTACGGGATCCACTGCGCCGACCTCGCCCAGCGGCTCGCGCCGGGCGAGCCAGGTCCGGTCGCGGTCGATCGGGTCGGGTCGACGGTCGTCGTTCGGTACACCTGTGGCGGCGTGCTGGTGACGTTGCAGTTGGTGAAGCCGACCGACACCGGGCGCGTACCGTTCCACGCCGAGCTCGTCGGGCGGACCGGGGTCGTCAGCCGCGACGTACAGCTCGACTCGGAGTACGTCGTTCCGGGCCTGAAGGTCTTCCTGCAGATGCTCGAAACAGGTGATCAGCCGCTGGACGACGCCACGATGCTGGCCCCGATCACGGTGCTGGAGCAGGTGTAG
- a CDS encoding 2OG-Fe(II) oxygenase: MNKYERRVAGADWDAVTGEVNDLGCALLPQLLTPAEAARIAGLYDDVRRFRATIDMARHRFGEGQYRYFDQPFPEAVDALRQALYPRLLPIARDWYAKLGREAEWPDTLDEWLDVCHRAGQTRPTPILLRYGAGDWNALHRDLYGDKVFPLQVVINLNDPGIDHTGGEFLLVEQRPRAQSRGTSTLIPQGHGLVFTTRDRPVKSARGWSAAPVRHGVSAIRSGQRHTLGLVFHDAK; this comes from the coding sequence ATGAACAAGTACGAGCGACGAGTGGCCGGTGCCGACTGGGATGCGGTGACGGGCGAGGTGAACGACCTCGGCTGCGCGTTGCTGCCGCAGTTGCTGACGCCGGCTGAGGCTGCGCGGATCGCCGGGTTGTACGACGACGTACGGCGGTTCCGGGCGACGATCGACATGGCGCGGCATCGGTTCGGCGAGGGGCAGTACAGGTACTTCGACCAGCCGTTCCCGGAGGCGGTGGACGCGCTGCGACAGGCGTTGTACCCGCGGCTGCTGCCGATCGCGCGGGACTGGTACGCGAAGCTCGGGCGGGAGGCCGAGTGGCCGGACACGCTCGACGAATGGCTGGACGTGTGCCACCGGGCGGGTCAGACGCGACCGACGCCGATTCTGCTGCGTTACGGCGCGGGCGACTGGAACGCGCTGCACCGGGATCTGTACGGCGACAAGGTGTTCCCATTGCAGGTCGTGATCAACCTGAACGACCCCGGCATCGATCACACCGGTGGCGAGTTCCTGCTGGTCGAGCAGCGGCCGCGGGCGCAGTCGCGGGGTACGTCGACGCTTATCCCACAGGGCCACGGCCTGGTCTTCACGACCCGCGACCGGCCGGTGAAGTCCGCGCGCGGCTGGTCGGCCGCACCTGTACGGCACGGTGTGTCCGCGATCCGCTCAGGACAGCGCCATACCCTCGGTCTCGTCTTCCACGACGCGAAGTGA
- a CDS encoding SGNH/GDSL hydrolase family protein yields MRILFVGNSFTSRNNLPGLLKGLAGARGIELEHKLISAGGASLRQHLNAGKALDALATGGFDTVVLQEQSTLPIKNPDRFRDSARDFGEAITAAGARTAFYLTWARRNAPETQQALTDAYGGAAAELGATLVPVGMVWERFLSQYDEPALHDADNSHPALAGSYLAACVFLIALLNEDPVGVDVPVKGLAADTAALLQQAAWDICSALATGE; encoded by the coding sequence GTGCGAATTCTCTTCGTCGGGAACAGCTTCACCTCGCGGAACAACCTGCCCGGGCTGCTCAAGGGCCTGGCCGGTGCGCGCGGCATCGAGCTCGAGCACAAACTGATCTCCGCCGGCGGTGCGTCGCTCCGGCAGCACCTCAACGCCGGCAAGGCACTCGACGCGCTCGCGACCGGCGGATTCGACACCGTCGTACTGCAGGAGCAGAGCACGTTGCCGATCAAGAACCCGGACCGCTTCCGCGACAGCGCGCGCGACTTCGGCGAAGCGATCACCGCGGCCGGTGCCCGTACGGCGTTCTACCTGACCTGGGCCCGGCGGAACGCTCCCGAGACGCAGCAGGCGCTCACCGACGCGTACGGCGGTGCCGCGGCGGAGCTCGGTGCGACGCTCGTCCCGGTCGGGATGGTCTGGGAACGGTTCCTCAGCCAGTACGACGAACCCGCGCTGCACGACGCGGACAACAGCCACCCGGCGCTCGCGGGCAGCTATCTCGCGGCGTGCGTGTTCCTGATCGCGTTGCTGAACGAGGACCCGGTGGGGGTCGACGTACCGGTCAAGGGTCTTGCCGCGGACACCGCAGCCCTTCTCCAGCAGGCCGCGTGGGACATCTGCTCCGCGCTGGCAACAGGGGAGTAG